From a single Sediminibacterium sp. KACHI17 genomic region:
- a CDS encoding type IX secretion system membrane protein PorP/SprF — protein sequence MVCIIQKVNAQQQIQFSQYVFNPLTVNPAYAGYRGDVYLSAVFRKQWVNIPGAPESGAVSVDGLRLKNNESVGWGFQIATDKLGPQEATNLYANYAYRIQLDHEDTRRFCLGLGFGATQYRIDGSALKFVDDNDQAIPIQSHTRIVPDANFGIFYYTPKSYIGISVMDLLSRYNVDFGYSFNNNRYATMTRSQHIYLNAGTMFTLSDQVKLKPSFMWKEDFKGPSNFDFTVFALLDEKLWLGGSYRTGISIWDKKYLARDLDKRDAFSLIAEIFLTDKLRVGYSYDQMLNGLNNYQNGSHELSIGIRFTKPQGRTISPRYF from the coding sequence ATGGTATGCATAATTCAGAAAGTGAATGCGCAGCAACAGATTCAGTTCAGTCAGTATGTATTTAATCCACTGACAGTGAATCCTGCTTATGCTGGCTACAGAGGAGATGTATACCTCAGTGCTGTTTTTAGAAAACAATGGGTCAACATTCCGGGTGCTCCTGAAAGTGGAGCAGTATCAGTTGATGGACTTCGTTTAAAAAACAATGAATCTGTTGGATGGGGCTTTCAGATCGCAACAGATAAGCTAGGTCCTCAGGAAGCTACAAATCTATACGCGAACTATGCCTACCGTATTCAACTTGATCATGAAGATACCAGAAGATTTTGCTTGGGATTAGGCTTTGGTGCAACCCAATATCGTATTGATGGAAGTGCATTAAAGTTCGTGGATGATAATGATCAGGCCATACCCATTCAAAGCCATACACGTATTGTTCCTGACGCCAATTTTGGCATCTTTTATTATACACCTAAATCTTATATCGGGATATCAGTAATGGATTTGCTGAGTCGATATAATGTTGATTTCGGTTATAGCTTCAATAATAACAGATATGCAACAATGACCAGATCACAGCATATTTATCTGAATGCAGGGACCATGTTTACTTTATCAGATCAGGTAAAACTCAAACCTTCTTTTATGTGGAAAGAAGATTTTAAAGGACCTAGCAATTTTGACTTTACCGTTTTTGCTTTACTTGATGAGAAACTCTGGCTCGGGGGGTCTTACAGAACAGGAATATCTATCTGGGATAAAAAATATTTAGCCAGAGATCTTGATAAACGTGATGCGTTTAGCTTGATCGCAGAAATATTCCTGACAGATAAATTACGGGTAGGCTATTCATATGATCAGATGCTGAATGGGTTGAATAATTACCAAAACGGTTCTCATGAACTTAGTATTGGTATTCGATTTACCAAACCTCAGGGAAGAACAATTAGTCCAAGATATTTTTAA
- a CDS encoding Ig-like domain-containing protein, with product MGNRNNIVKRFLGVVFFCFSTVMVFGEGSKDLYPKTGSTGFRASLLSTPTTGPNAVISSNSAVGIRFPNPGRQFVYAKFGEVIHVGSSAQGVVGDGFSSQTGTINLVAPNGTTYTSGTSTTVGKINFQSEEEVGPSLTIGDGGYTSYSRTVGLGEEGIWVIDFVAPNQTAIPGSDANSDLNATSLAVANGFTSTIHQQTKSRYIVAWDVTVVTAGVRQTGRVYQTVFSADLGLGANSLCDKAKFYVVSKDGYQYLVEPKAGFRPFQFAFFANNKGVRYNTGANAGLSAYRSAKNTDVENAFSDPSKPYDYHVPSDADDGTNITYKLFYNTPDNVNLPDTASIANSIYGSSSTWLFPSAPVIPTLTDLALVGKEGTPGKFSTTAPLTGGFITFNSNQAGAYRILIDANNDGDYTDNVDLTLRGDAVAGANSIAWDGKDGLGNLLTNTTTIKVNAVTLAGEVHFPLADAEKNLNGIQITRLNGTGSPNYTVYWDDQFLNFTGDVGASSPLTNLDNGSGQSSITNGHKWGTSGGGSGAGIFGDQAVIDTWTNVFSADQNLNVTITSQVADLEIVSLVGNLTNICVGTEVTYTFIARNNGPNNSGDVTVSFVVPTELTNLSVVSASVTSGTATGVGGTFSGTTFTDVLNMDNGAVVTYVVKGTIGSYPSGGNLNTSARILRAADVTDPDATNDDTSPPTDPTTECNGAPSGVGCNNIKNLTTTVNALPSTAALVSAATLTNCNNSNFTVQAVVPTTGSGTWSVISGTATIANLTNTTTNVSGVTAGETVVLRWTVSNGTCTPSTVDITLVNNALPSTAALVSAATLTNCNNSNFTVQAVVPTTGSGTWSVISGTATIANLTNTTTNVSGVTAGQTVVLRWTVSNGTCTPSTVDITLVNNALPSTAALVSAATLTNCNNSNFTVQAVVPTTGSGTWSVISGTATIANLTNTTTNVSGVTAGQTVVLRWTVSNGTCTPSTVDITLVNNAAPSTAALVSAATLTNCNNSNFTVQAVVPTTGSGTWSVISGTATIANLTSTTTNVSGVTAGETVVLRWTVSNGTCTPSTVDITLVNNASPSTAALVSAATLTNCNNSNFTVQAVVPTTGSGAWSVISGTATIANLTNTTTNVSGVTAGQTVVLRWTVSNGTCTPSTVDITLVNNLGPSSATLTTAASLTNCNNDVFNIGAVTPTTGTGVWTVVSGTATIANANATSTSVSNVTAGNTAVLRWTVSSPGCTSNTVDVTLINNALPSTAGLISPATLTNCNNSNFTVQAAVPTTGSGTWSVISGTASIANLTSTTTNVSGVTAGETVVLRWTVSNGTCTPSTVDITLVNNASPSTAALVSAATLTNCNNSNFAVQAVVPTTGSGTWSVISGTATIANLTSTTTNVSGVTAGETVVLRWTVSNGTCTPSTVDITLVNNASPSTAALVSAATLTNCNNSSFTVQAVVPTTGSGTWSVISGTATIANLTNTTTNVSGVTAGQTVVLRWTVTNGTCTPSTVDITLVNNLGPSSATLTTAASLTNCNNDVFNIGAVTPTVGTGVWTVVSGTATIANANATSTSVTNVTAGNTAVLRWTVTSPGCTSNTVDVTLINNALPSTAALVSAATLTNCNNSNFTVQAAVPTTGSGTWSVISGTATIANLTNTTTNISGVTAGQTVVLRWTVSNGTCTPSTVDITLVNNLGPSSATLTTAASLTNCNNDVFNIGAVTPTAGTGVWTVVSGTATITNANATSTSVSNVTAGNTAVLRWTVSSPGCTSNTVDVTLINNASPSTAALISPATLTNCNNSNFTVQAAVPTTGSGTWSVISGTATIANLTNTTTNVSSVTAGETVVLRWAVSNGTCTPSTVDITLVNNAAPSTAALVSAATLTNCNNSNFTVQAAVPTTGSGTWSVISGTATIANLTNTTTNVSGVASGETVVLRWTVSNGTCTPSIVDITLVNNALPSTAALISPATLTNCNNSNFTVQAAVPTTGSGTWSVISGTATIANLTNTTTNVSGVTAGETVVLRWTVSNGTCTPSTVDITLVNNATPSTAALISPATITNCNNGNFAVQAVVPTTGSGTWSVISGTATIANLTSTTTNVSGVKAGETVVLRWTVSNGTCTPSTVDITLVNNALPSTAALISPATLTNCNNSNFTVQAVVPTTGSGAWSVISGTVTIANLTNTTTNVSGVASGETVVLRWTVSNGTCTPSTVDITLVNNASPSTAALVSAATLTNCNNSNFTVQAAVPTTGSGTWSVISGTATIANLTNTTTNVSGVTAGQIVVLRWTVSNGTCTPSTVDITLINNAAPSVANAGTNQVNCNNGSFTMAALTPTVGTGSWSIISGLATIISSNLTNTLITSIPVGTSTTLRWSVNNGLCPASVADIILTNAESVNAGSNIIINCVTTAKLSPALSGQVWTTSISNPSAASINSNGEIIGLIKKGIYQFTLANANCSATITVTKNNCPPVALNDTQTVRNDQILTGTLKPKVSDPDSDVLTLSLIVSPTRGTIVFNTDGTYTYTPTTDYVGTDSITYRVCDTDGLCAEAKLYINVTGTPKPPVAINDSLITTKNTPVNGNVLTNDYNFGTNTNTGLTVTTTPVLPPANGTVLLNADGTFTYTPAHNFTGLDSFKYVICNAIALCDTATVYISINEPPSLQPKLEIEKRIDPSKIQYGTGETVTYTVVAKSTGNTAVHNISVLDILPVATKITNVKINNGSPTAGTASYESITNIIFWSIPLLGVGDSAILKYTLVLADSGVLKNVATISSPMIPGISDTASLSILVVNQADIKISKFLRAPAVISVNDEIGFTMIAENFGPAIGTEVVVQDSLYANLSDPRSMTVNIGKVSYDPVTRKITWRIDTLLVGQKDSLVIRVKVLSGGQIKNGATVRAKQSDPVSGNNGSVVSNITGGQVLVEGKEFFIPSVFTPNGDGKNDKFVILGLNRFPGSELIIYNRWGNVVYQSKDYKNDWTGNGLNEATYYYTLNLKTTSGIQKMAGWVQILR from the coding sequence ATGGGTAATCGTAATAATATAGTAAAGCGTTTTTTAGGTGTTGTATTTTTTTGTTTTTCTACTGTGATGGTTTTTGGGGAGGGGAGTAAGGATTTGTATCCTAAAACGGGTAGTACAGGCTTTCGGGCTTCATTATTAAGCACGCCAACAACAGGACCCAATGCAGTTATTTCCAGTAACTCAGCAGTAGGTATTCGTTTTCCTAATCCAGGTCGTCAATTTGTTTATGCAAAATTCGGTGAAGTTATTCATGTCGGTTCAAGTGCGCAAGGTGTTGTAGGAGATGGATTTTCATCACAAACAGGAACCATTAATCTGGTTGCTCCTAACGGAACAACGTATACAAGCGGGACAAGCACTACTGTTGGGAAAATAAATTTTCAATCTGAAGAAGAAGTTGGTCCAAGTTTGACAATAGGAGATGGTGGTTATACTTCTTATAGTAGAACAGTAGGACTTGGCGAAGAAGGCATATGGGTTATTGATTTTGTAGCACCTAATCAGACTGCTATTCCCGGATCAGATGCAAATTCTGACCTTAATGCGACATCTTTAGCCGTTGCAAATGGATTTACTTCCACCATCCATCAACAAACAAAAAGCAGGTATATTGTTGCATGGGATGTAACAGTTGTTACTGCAGGAGTTCGTCAAACTGGGCGAGTGTATCAGACTGTTTTTTCTGCTGATCTTGGATTAGGCGCAAACTCTCTTTGTGATAAGGCGAAATTTTATGTAGTATCAAAAGATGGATATCAATACTTAGTTGAACCTAAAGCTGGATTTCGACCTTTTCAGTTTGCTTTTTTTGCAAATAATAAAGGTGTACGATATAATACAGGAGCGAATGCAGGACTATCCGCATACCGTAGTGCTAAAAATACGGATGTCGAAAATGCTTTCAGTGATCCCTCCAAACCTTACGACTATCATGTTCCTTCCGATGCGGATGATGGGACAAATATTACTTATAAACTTTTTTATAATACTCCGGATAATGTTAATCTACCTGATACAGCTAGTATTGCGAATTCTATATATGGCAGTTCATCTACTTGGCTTTTTCCATCAGCACCCGTTATACCAACATTAACTGATTTGGCTTTAGTTGGGAAAGAGGGAACACCTGGAAAATTTAGTACTACAGCTCCATTGACGGGAGGATTTATCACTTTTAATTCCAATCAGGCTGGAGCTTACCGCATTTTAATTGATGCTAATAATGATGGCGACTATACGGATAATGTTGATTTAACGTTAAGAGGCGATGCTGTAGCCGGAGCAAATTCCATTGCATGGGATGGTAAAGATGGACTCGGAAACTTGTTAACAAATACAACAACGATTAAGGTAAACGCTGTGACACTGGCCGGAGAAGTTCACTTTCCTTTGGCGGATGCAGAGAAGAATCTGAACGGGATTCAGATTACCAGATTGAATGGCACTGGTTCGCCCAATTATACGGTATACTGGGATGATCAATTTTTGAATTTTACCGGGGATGTCGGAGCCTCATCGCCATTAACAAATCTTGATAATGGATCGGGACAATCAAGTATAACGAATGGACACAAATGGGGTACATCCGGTGGTGGCTCTGGTGCAGGTATTTTTGGAGATCAAGCAGTTATTGATACTTGGACGAATGTATTCAGTGCAGATCAAAATCTAAATGTAACTATAACAAGTCAGGTAGCGGATCTTGAAATTGTGAGCTTAGTCGGAAACCTCACCAATATTTGTGTAGGCACGGAAGTGACCTACACTTTTATCGCGAGAAATAATGGCCCGAATAATTCGGGAGATGTAACTGTTAGTTTCGTTGTTCCCACTGAGTTAACCAATTTATCTGTGGTCTCCGCCTCTGTAACTAGTGGCACTGCAACGGGGGTAGGAGGTACATTTAGTGGAACAACTTTTACAGATGTTTTAAATATGGATAATGGTGCTGTAGTTACCTACGTGGTAAAGGGAACCATTGGATCGTATCCTTCAGGTGGAAACTTAAATACATCAGCGAGAATTTTAAGAGCTGCGGATGTGACAGATCCAGACGCTACGAATGATGATACATCCCCGCCCACAGACCCTACTACGGAATGTAATGGAGCGCCTTCAGGGGTTGGATGTAATAATATTAAAAACCTCACTACAACTGTCAATGCACTGCCATCCACCGCCGCATTGGTAAGTGCTGCAACATTGACCAATTGTAACAATAGTAACTTCACTGTTCAAGCAGTAGTACCAACGACAGGAAGCGGTACATGGAGTGTGATCAGTGGTACTGCAACGATTGCTAATTTAACGAATACGACAACGAATGTTTCTGGTGTTACAGCGGGTGAAACGGTTGTACTCAGATGGACAGTGAGTAATGGAACTTGTACACCATCAACAGTAGATATCACCTTAGTGAACAATGCATTGCCATCCACCGCCGCATTGGTAAGCGCTGCAACATTGACCAATTGTAACAATAGCAACTTTACAGTTCAAGCAGTAGTGCCTACGACGGGGAGCGGTACTTGGAGTGTGATCAGTGGCACTGCAACGATTGCTAATTTGACAAATACTACAACGAATGTTTCGGGTGTAACGGCTGGACAGACAGTGGTACTCAGATGGACAGTAAGTAATGGAACTTGTACACCATCAACAGTAGATATCACCTTAGTGAACAATGCATTGCCATCCACCGCCGCATTGGTAAGCGCTGCAACATTGACCAATTGTAACAATAGCAACTTTACAGTTCAAGCAGTAGTGCCTACGACGGGGAGCGGTACTTGGAGTGTGATTAGTGGCACTGCAACGATTGCTAATTTGACAAATACTACAACGAATGTTTCGGGTGTAACGGCTGGACAGACAGTGGTACTCAGATGGACAGTGAGTAATGGAACTTGTACACCATCAACAGTGGATATCACTTTGGTGAATAATGCAGCCCCATCCACAGCTGCATTGGTAAGCGCTGCAACATTGACCAATTGTAACAATAGCAACTTTACAGTTCAAGCAGTAGTGCCTACGACAGGGAGCGGTACATGGAGTGTGATTAGTGGCACTGCAACGATCGCAAATTTGACAAGCACGACAACGAATGTTTCTGGTGTTACAGCGGGTGAAACGGTTGTACTTAGATGGACAGTGAGCAATGGTACCTGCACACCATCAACAGTAGATATCACTTTGGTGAACAATGCATCCCCATCCACAGCTGCATTGGTAAGCGCTGCAACATTGACCAATTGTAACAATAGCAACTTCACTGTTCAAGCAGTAGTACCAACGACAGGAAGTGGAGCATGGAGTGTGATTAGTGGCACTGCAACGATTGCTAATTTAACGAATACGACGACGAATGTTTCGGGTGTAACAGCCGGACAGACTGTGGTACTTAGATGGACAGTAAGCAACGGAACCTGTACACCATCAACAGTAGACATTACCCTAGTCAATAATTTAGGTCCTTCGTCTGCAACTTTAACTACAGCTGCAAGTTTAACGAATTGTAATAATGATGTATTTAATATAGGCGCAGTAACACCAACCACAGGAACAGGAGTTTGGACGGTTGTGAGTGGTACTGCTACCATTGCAAATGCAAATGCTACAAGTACATCTGTATCCAATGTTACTGCAGGAAATACAGCAGTACTTCGTTGGACGGTGAGCAGTCCGGGTTGTACTTCTAATACTGTTGATGTTACTTTAATTAACAATGCATTGCCATCCACAGCAGGATTGATAAGTCCTGCAACATTGACCAATTGTAACAACAGCAACTTTACGGTTCAAGCAGCCGTGCCTACGACAGGAAGCGGCACATGGAGTGTGATCAGTGGCACTGCATCGATCGCGAATTTGACAAGTACCACAACGAATGTTTCGGGTGTAACAGCGGGTGAAACGGTTGTACTTAGATGGACAGTGAGTAATGGTACCTGCACACCATCAACAGTAGATATCACTTTGGTGAACAATGCATCCCCATCCACAGCTGCATTGGTAAGCGCTGCAACATTGACCAATTGTAACAATAGCAACTTTGCAGTTCAAGCAGTAGTGCCTACGACGGGGAGCGGTACATGGAGTGTGATTAGTGGCACTGCAACGATCGCAAATTTGACAAGCACGACAACGAATGTTTCTGGTGTTACAGCGGGTGAAACGGTTGTACTTAGATGGACAGTGAGCAATGGTACCTGCACACCATCAACAGTAGATATCACTTTGGTGAACAATGCATCCCCATCCACAGCAGCATTGGTAAGCGCTGCAACATTGACCAATTGTAACAATAGCAGCTTTACAGTTCAAGCAGTAGTGCCTACAACAGGAAGCGGTACATGGAGTGTGATTAGTGGCACTGCAACGATCGCTAATTTAACGAATACGACAACGAATGTTTCGGGTGTAACGGCTGGACAGACAGTGGTACTCAGATGGACAGTAACCAACGGAACCTGTACACCATCAACAGTAGACATTACCCTAGTCAATAATTTAGGCCCTTCGTCTGCAACCTTAACTACAGCTGCAAGTTTAACGAATTGTAATAATGATGTATTTAATATAGGCGCAGTAACACCAACCGTGGGTACGGGAGTTTGGACGGTTGTGAGTGGTACTGCTACCATTGCAAATGCAAATGCTACAAGTACATCTGTAACAAATGTTACTGCAGGAAATACAGCAGTACTTCGTTGGACGGTGACCAGTCCAGGTTGTACTTCTAATACTGTTGATGTTACTTTAATTAACAATGCATTGCCATCCACCGCCGCATTGGTAAGCGCTGCAACATTGACCAATTGTAACAATAGCAACTTTACGGTTCAAGCAGCCGTGCCTACGACAGGAAGTGGCACATGGAGTGTGATTAGTGGTACAGCAACGATCGCCAATTTAACGAATACGACAACGAATATTTCGGGTGTAACGGCCGGACAGACTGTGGTACTCAGATGGACAGTAAGCAACGGAACCTGTACACCATCAACAGTAGACATTACCCTAGTCAATAATTTAGGTCCTTCGTCTGCAACTTTAACTACAGCTGCAAGTTTAACGAATTGTAATAATGATGTATTTAATATAGGCGCAGTAACACCAACCGCAGGAACGGGAGTCTGGACGGTTGTGAGTGGTACAGCAACTATTACAAATGCAAATGCTACAAGTACATCTGTATCCAATGTTACTGCAGGAAATACAGCAGTACTTCGTTGGACGGTGAGCAGTCCAGGTTGTACTTCTAATACTGTTGATGTTACTTTAATTAACAATGCATCACCATCCACAGCTGCATTGATAAGTCCTGCAACATTGACCAATTGTAACAATAGCAACTTTACAGTTCAGGCAGCCGTGCCTACGACAGGAAGTGGCACATGGAGTGTGATCAGCGGTACTGCAACGATCGCCAATTTAACGAATACGACAACGAATGTTTCGAGTGTAACAGCGGGTGAAACGGTTGTACTTAGATGGGCAGTGAGTAATGGAACTTGTACACCATCAACAGTGGATATCACTTTGGTGAATAATGCAGCCCCATCCACAGCTGCATTGGTAAGCGCTGCAACACTGACCAATTGTAACAATAGCAACTTTACGGTTCAAGCAGCCGTACCTACAACAGGAAGTGGAACTTGGAGTGTGATCAGTGGTACAGCAACGATCGCCAATTTAACGAATACGACAACGAATGTTTCTGGTGTAGCTTCAGGTGAAACAGTGGTACTTAGATGGACAGTGAGTAATGGAACTTGTACACCATCAATAGTGGATATTACCTTGGTGAACAATGCATTGCCATCTACAGCAGCATTGATAAGTCCTGCAACATTGACCAATTGTAATAATAGCAACTTTACAGTTCAAGCAGCAGTACCTACGACAGGAAGCGGTACATGGAGTGTGATCAGTGGCACTGCAACGATCGCTAATTTAACGAATACTACAACGAATGTTTCGGGTGTTACAGCGGGTGAAACGGTTGTACTTAGATGGACAGTGAGTAATGGAACTTGTACACCATCAACAGTGGACATCACTTTGGTGAACAATGCAACGCCATCCACCGCCGCATTGATAAGTCCTGCAACCATAACCAATTGTAATAATGGAAATTTTGCAGTTCAAGCAGTAGTGCCTACGACAGGAAGCGGTACATGGAGTGTGATTAGTGGCACTGCAACGATTGCTAATTTGACAAGCACCACAACGAATGTTTCTGGTGTAAAAGCGGGTGAAACGGTTGTACTTAGATGGACAGTAAGCAATGGTACCTGCACACCATCAACAGTAGATATCACTTTGGTGAACAATGCATTGCCATCTACAGCAGCATTGATAAGTCCTGCAACATTGACCAATTGTAACAATAGCAACTTCACTGTTCAAGCAGTAGTACCAACGACAGGAAGTGGAGCATGGAGTGTGATCAGTGGCACTGTAACGATTGCTAATTTGACGAATACTACAACGAATGTTTCGGGTGTAGCTTCAGGTGAAACGGTTGTACTTAGATGGACAGTGAGCAATGGTACCTGTACACCATCAACAGTGGACATAACTTTGGTGAACAATGCATCACCATCCACAGCAGCATTGGTAAGCGCTGCAACATTGACCAATTGTAACAACAGCAACTTTACGGTTCAAGCAGCCGTGCCTACAACAGGAAGCGGTACATGGAGTGTGATCAGTGGTACAGCAACGATTGCTAATTTAACGAATACGACAACAAATGTTTCGGGTGTAACGGCCGGACAGATAGTGGTACTCAGATGGACAGTAAGCAACGGAACCTGCACACCATCAACAGTTGATATCACTTTGATCAACAACGCTGCTCCATCTGTTGCCAATGCAGGTACTAATCAGGTCAATTGTAATAATGGTTCTTTTACCATGGCAGCTTTAACTCCTACTGTGGGTACAGGTAGTTGGAGTATCATAAGTGGATTAGCCACTATTATAAGCTCAAATCTTACTAATACATTAATTACAAGTATTCCTGTAGGAACCAGCACTACCTTACGGTGGTCTGTGAACAATGGACTTTGTCCGGCTTCAGTCGCTGACATTATTTTAACCAATGCTGAATCCGTAAATGCAGGATCGAATATTATTATTAACTGCGTTACTACTGCTAAACTTTCTCCTGCATTAAGTGGACAAGTTTGGACAACATCAATTTCAAATCCTTCTGCAGCCTCGATCAATAGTAATGGTGAAATAATCGGTCTGATTAAAAAAGGTATTTACCAGTTTACATTGGCCAATGCCAATTGTTCCGCAACTATTACTGTGACAAAAAATAATTGTCCTCCTGTTGCTTTGAATGATACACAAACAGTTAGAAATGATCAAATACTTACCGGAACCTTAAAGCCAAAAGTATCTGATCCGGATAGTGATGTTTTAACACTTTCATTAATTGTTTCACCCACTAGAGGAACAATTGTATTCAATACTGATGGTACATACACTTATACACCAACAACCGATTATGTTGGAACTGATTCTATTACTTATCGTGTATGTGATACTGACGGTCTTTGTGCTGAAGCTAAATTATATATCAACGTTACTGGCACGCCGAAACCTCCAGTAGCCATTAATGATTCACTGATCACTACCAAGAATACTCCCGTCAATGGAAACGTTTTGACCAACGATTATAATTTTGGAACAAATACGAATACAGGATTAACAGTTACAACGACACCTGTATTACCTCCTGCAAACGGAACAGTTTTATTGAATGCTGATGGTACATTCACTTATACACCTGCCCATAATTTTACCGGTCTTGATTCATTTAAATATGTAATCTGTAATGCCATTGCTTTATGTGATACTGCCACAGTATACATCAGTATCAATGAGCCCCCTTCACTTCAGCCAAAATTAGAAATTGAAAAAAGGATCGATCCTTCGAAGATTCAATATGGAACTGGGGAAACTGTTACTTACACTGTTGTTGCAAAGAGTACGGGTAATACAGCGGTTCATAATATCTCGGTACTGGATATACTTCCGGTAGCTACAAAAATTACCAACGTAAAAATCAATAATGGTAGTCCAACTGCTGGAACTGCATCTTATGAATCCATTACTAACATAATATTCTGGTCAATTCCGCTTTTGGGTGTAGGTGACTCAGCTATATTAAAGTATACATTGGTACTCGCAGATTCAGGGGTCTTGAAAAATGTAGCTACGATCTCATCTCCAATGATCCCAGGCATAAGTGATACAGCTTCATTATCTATTCTGGTTGTCAATCAGGCGGATATCAAGATATCCAAATTCCTTAGAGCACCTGCAGTCATTAGTGTGAATGATGAGATCGGATTTACAATGATTGCAGAAAATTTTGGTCCTGCTATCGGTACTGAAGTAGTAGTACAAGATAGCTTATATGCCAATCTAAGTGATCCAAGAAGTATGACGGTGAATATTGGGAAAGTGAGTTACGATCCGGTTACTCGAAAAATAACCTGGCGTATCGATACACTATTGGTTGGACAAAAAGATAGTCTAGTGATTCGTGTAAAAGTGCTATCGGGTGGACAAATCAAGAATGGCGCTACCGTTCGTGCTAAACAGTCGGATCCTGTTTCCGGCAATAATGGATCAGTAGTTTCAAATATTACAGGTGGACAAGTCTTAGTAGAAGGAAAAGAGTTTTTTATTCCTTCAGTCTTTACTCCAAATGGAGATGGTAAGAATGATAAGTTCGTCATCCTGGGGCTTAACCGCTTTCCAGGATCTGAATTAATCATATATAACAGATGGGGCAATGTAGTGTATCAATCAAAAGATTATAAAAATGATTGGACAGGGAATGGATTGAATGAAGCTACTTATTACTATACCCTGAACCTTAAAACAACATCTGGTATTCAAAAGATGGCTGGATGGGTTCAGATATTGAGATGA